In Candidatus Paceibacterota bacterium, a genomic segment contains:
- a CDS encoding RtcB family protein has product TKKILEEMTNKGIFVRFSSPRGLVEEAPGAYKNIDNVINIVQNAGLSKKVAKLKPLAVIKGE; this is encoded by the coding sequence CAACAAAAAAAATATTAGAAGAAATGACAAATAAAGGAATTTTTGTAAGGTTTTCGTCGCCTCGCGGGCTCGTTGAGGAAGCACCAGGGGCTTACAAAAACATCGATAATGTGATAAATATAGTACAGAATGCGGGTTTATCAAAAAAAGTAGCTAAACTTAAACCCCTGGCAGTAATTAAGGGAGAATAA